The following are from one region of the Luteimonas sp. MC1572 genome:
- a CDS encoding TIGR02449 family protein: MDTPDVIAQLQRLGERFDELATRARKLAEENRSLRQQHEQLAGERSQLLTRNEQARSRVEAMIARLKSLEQHT, translated from the coding sequence ATGGACACCCCCGACGTGATCGCTCAGTTGCAGCGGCTTGGCGAACGCTTCGACGAACTTGCCACGCGCGCGCGCAAGCTTGCCGAAGAGAACCGCAGCCTGCGCCAGCAGCATGAGCAGCTCGCCGGCGAACGTTCCCAGTTGTTGACCAGGAACGAGCAGGCGCGCAGCCGCGTCGAGGCCATGATCGCGCGCCTGAAGTCGCTGGAGCAGCACACGTGA
- the rpiA gene encoding ribose-5-phosphate isomerase RpiA, with translation MSEGKRLAGEKAIEFVEDGMIVGVGTGSTVAFFIDALAGMRDRIAGAVSSSEQSSERLRGHGIEVLDLNACGPIPLYVDGADECDRAKRLIKGGGAALTREKIIAEAAKTFVCIIDPSKEVEVLGRFPLPIEVIPMARSLVAREIVARTGGHPAWRQGVQTDNGNWVLDIHGLAITDPVSLERELNQIPGVVSVGLFARRAADVVIVGGDPVVVR, from the coding sequence ATGTCCGAAGGAAAGCGCCTGGCCGGCGAAAAGGCCATTGAATTCGTCGAGGACGGCATGATCGTCGGAGTCGGAACCGGATCCACGGTGGCGTTCTTCATCGACGCGCTTGCCGGCATGAGGGATCGCATCGCCGGCGCGGTCTCGAGCTCGGAGCAGAGCAGCGAGCGCCTGCGCGGTCACGGCATCGAAGTGCTTGACCTCAACGCCTGTGGGCCGATCCCGCTGTATGTCGACGGCGCCGACGAGTGCGACAGGGCCAAGCGCCTGATCAAGGGCGGTGGCGCGGCGCTGACGCGCGAGAAGATCATCGCCGAGGCCGCGAAAACCTTCGTCTGCATCATCGATCCTTCAAAAGAAGTCGAAGTGCTGGGGCGCTTCCCCCTCCCGATCGAAGTGATTCCGATGGCACGAAGCCTGGTGGCACGGGAGATCGTCGCGCGTACGGGCGGCCACCCGGCCTGGCGCCAGGGCGTGCAGACGGACAACGGCAACTGGGTGCTCGACATCCACGGCCTGGCGATCACCGACCCGGTATCGCTGGAACGCGAGCTCAACCAGATTCCCGGCGTTGTCAGTGTGGGCCTGTTCGCCCGGCGCGCGGCCGACGTGGTGATCGTCGGCGGTGACCCGGTGGTCGTGCGCTAG
- the pepQ gene encoding Xaa-Pro dipeptidase gives MSAAPATLYAAHLDTLFARTAEALVRGGFDHLVVPSGNLHYQVFDDRDYPYAVNPQFKAWVPLLRNPGSWLVVTPGARPKLVYLQPRDYWHVVPEAPSGYWVEHFDIVVIRTPDEALDHLPRNASRCAILGEPQSALGRYGAFAPNNPQPVLDYLDYHRAFKTPYEVEMLREASRLAVRGHRAAERAFRAGASEFGIHLAYCQAVGQDAAELPYSNIVALNRHGAVLHYTELDRLPPNPVRSFLLDAGAGHGGYAADVTRTHAADGESEFHAMVMAVDTAQRAMCAQVRAGFDYRQLHLDAHLALAGVLAEFGILKVSPEAAVATGVSSTFFPHGIGHGLGVQVHDVAGFAASDAGGTIDKPEGHPYLRLTRVLQPGMVVTIEPGLYFVDMLLEDLRAGAHAGSVDWDRVDAFRPYGGIRIEDNVVCTDADPLNLTREAFAG, from the coding sequence ATGTCCGCCGCCCCTGCCACGCTGTACGCCGCCCACCTCGACACCCTCTTTGCCCGCACCGCCGAAGCGCTCGTGCGCGGCGGCTTCGACCACCTGGTCGTACCCAGCGGCAACCTGCACTACCAGGTGTTCGACGATCGCGACTACCCGTACGCGGTGAACCCCCAGTTCAAGGCCTGGGTGCCGCTGCTGCGCAATCCCGGCAGCTGGCTGGTGGTGACCCCCGGCGCGCGGCCCAAGCTGGTGTACCTGCAGCCCCGCGACTACTGGCACGTGGTTCCCGAAGCGCCGTCGGGCTACTGGGTCGAACACTTCGACATCGTGGTCATCCGCACCCCTGACGAGGCGCTCGACCACCTGCCGAGGAACGCCAGCCGCTGCGCGATCCTCGGTGAGCCGCAGAGTGCGCTCGGACGCTACGGTGCGTTCGCGCCCAACAACCCGCAGCCGGTGCTGGATTACCTGGACTACCACCGCGCCTTCAAGACGCCGTACGAGGTGGAAATGCTGCGCGAGGCCTCGCGCCTTGCCGTGCGCGGCCATCGCGCCGCCGAGCGCGCGTTCCGCGCCGGTGCCAGCGAGTTCGGCATCCATCTCGCCTATTGCCAGGCGGTGGGCCAGGACGCGGCGGAACTGCCCTACAGCAACATCGTGGCGCTCAACCGGCACGGCGCGGTGCTTCACTACACCGAGCTCGACCGCCTGCCGCCCAACCCGGTGCGCAGCTTCCTGCTCGATGCCGGCGCCGGCCACGGCGGCTATGCCGCCGACGTCACGCGTACGCACGCGGCGGATGGCGAAAGCGAGTTCCACGCCATGGTCATGGCCGTGGACACGGCGCAGCGGGCGATGTGCGCGCAGGTGCGCGCGGGCTTCGACTACCGGCAGCTGCACCTGGATGCCCACCTGGCGCTGGCCGGCGTGCTCGCTGAGTTCGGCATCCTGAAGGTGAGCCCGGAGGCGGCGGTTGCCACCGGGGTCAGCAGCACGTTCTTCCCGCATGGCATCGGCCATGGGCTGGGCGTGCAGGTGCACGACGTCGCGGGGTTCGCGGCCTCGGATGCCGGCGGCACCATCGACAAGCCGGAAGGCCACCCCTACCTGCGCCTGACCCGCGTGCTGCAGCCCGGCATGGTGGTGACCATCGAGCCCGGCCTGTACTTCGTCGACATGCTGCTCGAGGACCTGCGCGCCGGTGCGCATGCCGGCAGCGTCGACTGGGACCGCGTGGATGCGTTCCGCCCCTATGGCGGCATCCGCATCGAGGACAACGTGGTCTGCACGGACGCCGATCCGCTGAACCTGACCCGCGAGGCGTTCGCCGGCTGA
- a CDS encoding DUF1631 family protein, which yields MRKALEGALALVSVELDNYLGAMLDEFEQELFRLADRARNPGSESNFVQALRTFRLNRSDLVPQLMLELEASLAALRAPPSAQGQASAATTGNPQVLTLVEDATMDEDGILREIASRQEGRATLAMHLLGQRFGVLAGSPAIDAARLPLGPQSVCRAMRTASHALDIGVESRELLFRLFDRMVMGHYAPVLEKLDAVLDREGVLPGLTYVPMRVRATARQQAHEAAENAAPGQAASRPRARGAGEAGSGGPGEGPAEGRQGGNVRRGGAAADDHGIGPAEPGAPRHQGTAQPRPDLQRPHTGWMAETSSAFEDSDEQADYQALQQLMAGRRALIGKLRPGQPGAGAPPLSTDDVFRALGTLQAAPEASPRNLMDIRQSLLAQARQKRGKGASLSQRDNDTFELLHMLYGQLEGEISRDAPAGALLRRLQLPLLRVALQDPAFFVRAAHPARQLLNTVAEAAAKWLDKDDFDPQLLPPLQQAVSHVIDKYDGDDAVFEDSNRALQAHLQAQVRRAEMLERRHVEAARGKEKLEVAKMRAGKALADMLGDQRIPKFSRALLNQAWADVLTLTLLRQGEDSPEWQGQLDATRRIIHACGHGSEAGDPALAAHIEGALSQVGYHAEEAGIIANRLTSSRSDEDDPASRTELAMKLKARTRLGEDSARERRPDLPPRTPEEQARYEQLRVIPFGTFIEFVTNQQGDVIRRRLSWFSPVTDNALFVNQRGQRVGEHSLDALARMIVAGQAHIVTAERGRLVDRAWQAAMRTLRSFAGRGDAPAITGDGLP from the coding sequence GTGCGCAAGGCGCTGGAAGGCGCGTTGGCGCTGGTCTCCGTGGAGCTCGACAACTATCTGGGCGCGATGCTCGACGAGTTCGAGCAGGAACTCTTCCGCCTTGCCGACCGCGCCCGCAACCCGGGCAGCGAGTCCAACTTCGTGCAAGCGTTGCGTACCTTCCGCCTCAACCGCTCCGACCTGGTCCCCCAGCTCATGCTTGAGCTGGAGGCCTCGCTTGCCGCGCTGCGTGCTCCGCCCTCAGCGCAGGGACAGGCGTCCGCGGCGACGACCGGCAACCCCCAGGTGCTGACCCTGGTGGAAGACGCGACGATGGACGAGGACGGGATCCTGCGCGAGATCGCCAGCCGCCAGGAGGGCCGCGCCACCTTGGCGATGCACCTGCTCGGCCAGCGCTTCGGAGTGCTGGCGGGCTCGCCGGCGATCGACGCCGCGCGCCTGCCGCTGGGTCCGCAGTCCGTGTGCCGGGCCATGCGCACCGCGAGCCATGCGCTTGATATCGGCGTCGAGTCGCGCGAGCTGCTGTTCCGCCTGTTCGACCGCATGGTGATGGGGCACTACGCGCCCGTGCTGGAGAAGCTGGACGCCGTGCTGGACCGCGAAGGCGTGCTGCCCGGCCTGACCTATGTGCCAATGCGCGTGCGCGCGACCGCACGCCAGCAGGCGCATGAGGCCGCGGAAAACGCTGCGCCGGGGCAAGCGGCATCACGTCCCAGGGCGCGCGGCGCAGGCGAGGCCGGCTCGGGTGGCCCTGGCGAAGGTCCCGCGGAGGGCCGGCAGGGAGGCAACGTCAGGCGCGGCGGCGCGGCGGCGGACGACCACGGCATCGGCCCTGCCGAGCCGGGCGCGCCACGCCACCAGGGAACCGCACAGCCCCGCCCCGATCTGCAGCGCCCCCATACCGGCTGGATGGCCGAAACCAGCAGCGCCTTCGAGGACTCCGACGAGCAGGCCGACTACCAGGCCCTGCAGCAGTTGATGGCCGGGCGCCGCGCACTGATCGGCAAGCTCCGGCCCGGCCAGCCCGGCGCCGGTGCGCCGCCGCTCAGCACCGACGACGTGTTCCGTGCATTGGGCACGTTGCAGGCCGCGCCCGAAGCGTCGCCACGCAACCTGATGGACATCCGCCAGTCCCTGCTTGCGCAGGCCCGGCAGAAGCGTGGCAAGGGTGCCAGCCTCTCGCAGCGCGACAACGACACGTTCGAACTGCTGCACATGCTGTACGGGCAGCTGGAAGGCGAGATCAGCCGCGACGCGCCCGCAGGCGCCCTGCTCCGCCGGCTGCAACTCCCGCTGCTGCGTGTCGCCCTCCAGGACCCGGCGTTCTTCGTCCGTGCCGCGCATCCGGCCAGGCAGCTGCTGAACACGGTTGCCGAGGCGGCGGCGAAATGGCTCGACAAGGACGATTTCGACCCGCAACTGTTGCCGCCGCTGCAGCAGGCGGTCAGCCACGTCATCGACAAGTACGATGGCGACGACGCGGTGTTCGAGGATTCCAACCGCGCGCTCCAGGCGCATCTGCAGGCGCAGGTGCGCCGCGCCGAGATGCTGGAGCGTCGCCATGTCGAGGCGGCGCGCGGCAAGGAAAAGCTGGAAGTCGCGAAGATGCGCGCCGGCAAGGCGCTTGCCGACATGCTCGGCGACCAGCGCATCCCGAAATTCTCCCGCGCGCTGCTCAACCAGGCCTGGGCCGACGTGCTGACCCTCACCCTGCTGCGGCAGGGCGAGGATTCTCCGGAGTGGCAGGGCCAGCTGGACGCCACCCGGAGGATCATCCACGCCTGCGGTCACGGCAGCGAGGCGGGCGATCCCGCGCTCGCGGCGCATATCGAGGGTGCCCTGTCCCAGGTCGGCTATCACGCCGAAGAAGCGGGGATCATCGCCAACCGCCTGACCAGCAGCCGCAGCGACGAGGACGATCCGGCATCGCGCACCGAACTGGCGATGAAGCTGAAGGCCAGGACCCGGCTTGGCGAGGACAGCGCGCGCGAGCGCCGGCCCGACCTGCCGCCGCGCACGCCGGAAGAACAGGCCCGCTACGAGCAGCTGCGGGTCATCCCGTTCGGCACCTTCATCGAGTTCGTGACCAACCAGCAGGGCGACGTGATCCGTCGCCGCCTCTCGTGGTTCAGCCCGGTCACCGACAACGCGCTGTTCGTCAACCAGCGCGGCCAGCGCGTCGGGGAGCACTCGCTGGATGCGCTGGCACGCATGATCGTGGCGGGCCAGGCACACATCGTCACCGCCGAGCGTGGGCGCCTGGTGGACCGCGCCTGGCAGGCCGCGATGCGCACCCTGCGCAGCTTTGCCGGCCGTGGCGACGCCCCGGCGATCACCGGGGACGGCCTGCCATGA
- a CDS encoding EVE domain-containing protein yields the protein MSNRKRYWLMKSEPEDFSIDDLERVRTEPWTGVRNYQARNFMRDGMKPGDGVLFYHSNCDVPGVYGVAEVASAPYPDPTQFEPKSKYFDAKASREEPRWMLVDVGFVRKLAGPVPLDAIRGQAEALGEDFALIRKGTRLSVLPVTAAQWKIILSLEL from the coding sequence GTGAGCAACCGTAAACGCTATTGGCTGATGAAGTCGGAACCCGAGGACTTCTCGATCGACGATCTCGAGCGCGTCCGCACCGAGCCCTGGACCGGCGTGCGCAACTACCAGGCGCGCAATTTCATGCGTGACGGCATGAAGCCCGGCGATGGCGTTCTGTTCTACCACTCGAACTGCGACGTCCCGGGCGTCTACGGCGTGGCCGAGGTCGCCAGCGCGCCGTATCCGGATCCGACCCAGTTCGAGCCCAAGTCCAAGTACTTCGACGCCAAGGCCAGCCGTGAAGAGCCGCGCTGGATGCTGGTCGACGTCGGCTTCGTGCGCAAGCTTGCCGGGCCCGTCCCGCTGGACGCCATCAGAGGCCAGGCGGAAGCGCTGGGCGAGGACTTCGCGCTCATCCGCAAGGGCACGCGCCTGTCGGTACTGCCGGTGACCGCGGCGCAATGGAAAATCATCCTCTCCCTGGAACTGTGA
- a CDS encoding GGDEF domain-containing phosphodiesterase, translating into MLTDMGFLIAALVALPLAVACSALLLRQRRDRVHVAQLRDREERFKMALWATGERYWDIHLPTRQMVRLLLAQEPGGQSREVSSTTRDVVEVIHDDDLPRVEELMRAYVDGASGEFVSEHRVRSDAAGDDWVWVRARGRAVEHDADGNIVRVAGTALNISKSRDVERERQIASEVLRSMNEAVTVLDRDFNFISVNPAFTRITGYQAADVAGRGADLLDSMQHDPAFYRHIRSLVARDGRYSGEMWQRRRDGEEFLCAIEAATVLGSEADGERLYVFVLNDITLQKRAEQELRYLANFDTLTNLPNRSLLSERLSRAIVRARRESSRIAVLFLDLDRFKDINDSLGHAAGDRILRAAAARLQQTVGQHHTVARLAGDEFTAVLENLEDADEADRVAREIIMSFEAPLILDDRQEVAVSPSIGISLYPDHGQVPTELLKHADTAMYQAKAAGRRTFMRYDETMEAAIRQRATLAGALRKVLDRNELRVVFQPRQALATSQITGAEALLRWHSPEHGEVQPADFIPLAEESGMILEIGEWVLREACLALRRWHKHGLTDLTVAVNVSVLQLLRGDFPEVVRRVLDDTGVPASALELELTESVLMANAAQTVVKLQAFRELGVSLAIDDFGTGYSSLAYLKRLPITTIKIDKTFIADLTTDPEDAAITTTVIAMAHSLGLNVVAEGVETRAQAEFLAHHSCDEIQGFWLSPPLEATACMAFIRNRRPPGGSVVRLSSAAP; encoded by the coding sequence ATGCTCACCGACATGGGCTTCTTGATTGCAGCGCTGGTGGCGTTGCCACTTGCCGTGGCGTGCTCGGCGCTGCTGCTCCGCCAGCGCCGCGATCGCGTCCACGTCGCGCAGCTTCGCGACCGCGAGGAGCGCTTCAAGATGGCGTTGTGGGCGACCGGCGAGCGCTACTGGGACATCCACCTGCCGACCAGACAGATGGTCCGGCTGCTGCTCGCGCAGGAACCCGGCGGCCAGTCCCGGGAAGTCTCGAGCACCACGCGTGACGTCGTCGAAGTCATCCATGACGACGACCTGCCCCGGGTAGAAGAACTGATGCGCGCATACGTCGACGGCGCCAGCGGCGAATTCGTATCCGAACACCGCGTGCGCTCCGACGCTGCCGGCGACGACTGGGTCTGGGTCCGTGCCCGCGGCCGCGCCGTGGAGCACGATGCCGACGGCAACATCGTCCGCGTCGCCGGCACCGCGCTGAACATCAGCAAGAGCCGCGACGTGGAGCGCGAACGCCAGATCGCCAGCGAAGTACTGCGCAGCATGAACGAAGCGGTCACGGTGCTCGACCGCGACTTCAACTTCATCTCGGTCAACCCCGCCTTCACCCGCATCACCGGCTACCAGGCCGCCGACGTCGCCGGCCGCGGTGCCGACCTGCTCGACAGCATGCAGCACGACCCGGCGTTCTACCGCCACATCCGCAGCCTGGTGGCCCGTGACGGGCGCTACTCCGGTGAGATGTGGCAGCGGCGCCGCGATGGCGAGGAGTTCCTGTGCGCCATCGAGGCAGCCACCGTTCTCGGCAGCGAGGCGGACGGCGAGCGGCTGTACGTGTTCGTGCTCAACGACATCACGCTGCAGAAGCGCGCTGAACAGGAGCTGCGCTACCTCGCGAATTTCGACACCTTGACCAACCTGCCCAACCGGTCGCTGCTGTCGGAGCGCCTGTCTCGGGCGATCGTGCGTGCGCGCCGCGAGTCGTCGCGGATCGCAGTGCTGTTCCTCGATCTCGACCGGTTCAAGGACATCAACGACTCGCTTGGGCACGCTGCCGGCGACCGCATCCTGCGCGCCGCGGCCGCGCGCCTGCAGCAGACGGTGGGGCAGCACCACACCGTGGCGCGGCTGGCGGGCGACGAGTTCACCGCGGTGCTCGAGAACCTCGAGGACGCCGACGAAGCGGACCGCGTCGCCCGCGAGATCATCATGTCGTTCGAAGCGCCACTGATCCTCGACGACCGCCAGGAAGTCGCGGTCTCGCCGTCGATCGGCATCAGCCTGTACCCGGACCATGGCCAGGTGCCGACCGAGCTGCTCAAGCACGCCGACACCGCGATGTACCAGGCCAAGGCCGCGGGGCGGCGCACCTTCATGCGCTATGACGAGACCATGGAGGCGGCGATCCGGCAACGCGCCACGTTGGCCGGCGCGCTGCGCAAGGTGCTGGACCGCAACGAGCTGCGGGTTGTGTTCCAGCCGCGCCAGGCGCTGGCCACCTCGCAGATCACCGGTGCCGAGGCGCTGCTGCGCTGGCACAGCCCCGAGCACGGCGAAGTGCAGCCCGCCGACTTCATTCCGCTGGCCGAGGAGAGCGGGATGATCCTCGAGATCGGCGAGTGGGTGCTGCGCGAAGCCTGTCTGGCCCTGCGCCGCTGGCACAAGCACGGCCTCACCGACCTGACCGTGGCCGTCAACGTCTCGGTGCTGCAGCTGCTGCGTGGCGATTTCCCCGAGGTGGTGCGTCGCGTGCTCGACGACACCGGGGTCCCGGCTTCGGCACTGGAGCTGGAACTGACCGAGAGCGTGCTCATGGCCAATGCCGCGCAGACCGTGGTCAAGCTGCAGGCGTTCCGCGAGCTGGGCGTATCCCTCGCGATCGACGATTTCGGCACCGGCTATTCTTCGCTGGCGTACCTCAAGCGGCTTCCGATCACCACCATCAAGATCGACAAGACGTTCATCGCCGACCTGACCACCGACCCGGAAGATGCCGCGATCACCACCACCGTGATCGCGATGGCCCACTCGCTGGGCCTGAACGTGGTCGCCGAAGGCGTGGAGACGCGGGCACAGGCGGAGTTCCTCGCCCACCACAGCTGTGACGAGATCCAGGGCTTCTGGCTGTCTCCACCGCTCGAGGCCACTGCCTGCATGGCATTCATCCGCAACCGGCGGCCACCGGGTGGCAGCGTGGTGCGCCTCTCCAGCGCCGCGCCTTGA
- a CDS encoding aminopeptidase P N-terminal domain-containing protein, with amino-acid sequence MPTPPRIPVASYARRRRQLMRLAGDDAILVLPAAPERVRSRDTHYPYRQDSDVLYLSGFAEPDAVLVLVPGRSHGESLLFCRERHPEREAWDGPRVGPEGAADALGVDDAYPIDDIDEILPGLIEGRRRVYYHFGRDTDFDLKLIGWVNQVRAQVRHGAQPPHEFLELGHLLDEMRLSKTAEELKLMRHAAEVSVRAHEAAMRAVRPGMREYELQAELERVFRAAGAEPAYASIVGAGANACVLHYRDNNASVRRGDLVLIDAGAEYRGYAADITRTFPADGRFTREQRALHDLVGAAHAAALAQARPGVPYEAGHNAAVDVLADGMLSLGLLQGKHEDVVASGGYKRFYPHKTGHWLGLDVHDVGDYRIEGASRLLEPGMVFTIEPGIYIPPGDTSVEPRWRGIGIRTEDDVAITRDGHEVLTAGLARSADEIEAFMAR; translated from the coding sequence ATGCCCACACCTCCCAGGATTCCCGTTGCAAGCTATGCGCGACGTCGTCGCCAGTTGATGCGACTGGCAGGCGACGATGCGATCCTCGTGCTGCCTGCGGCGCCAGAGCGCGTCCGCAGCCGCGACACCCACTATCCGTACCGCCAGGACTCAGACGTCCTGTACCTGAGCGGATTCGCGGAACCCGATGCCGTGCTCGTGCTGGTGCCGGGGCGCAGCCACGGCGAGAGCCTGCTGTTCTGCCGCGAGCGTCACCCCGAACGCGAGGCGTGGGATGGCCCGCGCGTTGGCCCCGAGGGCGCGGCGGACGCGCTGGGCGTGGATGACGCCTATCCGATCGACGACATCGACGAGATCCTGCCCGGGCTCATCGAAGGGCGCCGCCGGGTCTATTACCACTTCGGCCGCGATACCGACTTCGACCTGAAGCTGATCGGCTGGGTCAACCAGGTCCGCGCCCAGGTGCGCCACGGAGCCCAGCCGCCGCACGAGTTCCTCGAGCTCGGCCACCTGCTCGACGAGATGCGCCTGTCGAAGACCGCCGAAGAGCTGAAGCTGATGCGGCATGCCGCCGAGGTCAGCGTGCGTGCGCACGAGGCGGCGATGCGCGCCGTGCGCCCAGGCATGCGCGAGTACGAGCTGCAGGCTGAGCTTGAGCGGGTGTTCCGTGCCGCTGGTGCCGAGCCGGCGTATGCCAGCATCGTCGGTGCCGGTGCCAACGCCTGCGTGCTGCACTACCGGGACAACAACGCGTCAGTGCGTCGCGGCGACCTGGTGCTGATCGACGCCGGCGCCGAGTATCGCGGCTATGCCGCCGATATCACCCGCACGTTCCCCGCCGATGGCCGCTTCACCCGCGAGCAGCGCGCGCTGCATGACCTGGTCGGGGCCGCCCATGCGGCCGCGCTGGCGCAGGCGCGCCCGGGCGTGCCGTACGAGGCCGGGCACAATGCCGCGGTCGACGTACTCGCTGACGGCATGCTGTCGCTCGGACTGCTGCAGGGAAAGCACGAGGACGTCGTCGCAAGCGGCGGTTACAAGCGCTTCTATCCGCACAAGACCGGCCACTGGCTCGGCCTCGACGTCCACGATGTTGGTGACTACCGCATCGAGGGGGCGTCGCGGCTGCTCGAGCCGGGGATGGTGTTCACCATCGAACCCGGCATCTACATTCCGCCGGGCGACACCAGCGTCGAGCCCAGGTGGCGCGGCATCGGCATCCGCACCGAAGACGACGTGGCCATCACCCGCGACGGCCACGAGGTGCTGACCGCCGGGCTCGCGCGCAGCGCCGACGAAATCGAAGCGTTCATGGCGCGCTGA
- a CDS encoding UPF0149 family protein translates to MSATLPTLSEIDRACREASLGTSAPELHGSLCGWLAGGGDSSGHWLAKVMVDDALPVPAPGGVLDRMREVTAAQFEDRDFGLALVSPGEEASLAERSGALFDWCRGFVGAFGLAAGHDPKLSEEGAEALSDLARLARASAQDDGDEEDEQALAEIEEFVRVAALLLHGDCALAARHRGRLN, encoded by the coding sequence ATGTCCGCAACGCTCCCCACCCTGTCTGAAATCGATCGGGCCTGCCGCGAGGCATCGCTGGGCACCAGCGCACCCGAACTGCATGGCAGCCTCTGCGGCTGGCTTGCCGGCGGAGGCGACAGCAGTGGCCATTGGCTGGCGAAAGTGATGGTGGACGACGCGCTTCCGGTGCCCGCACCCGGCGGCGTGCTGGACCGCATGCGCGAAGTCACCGCTGCGCAGTTCGAAGACCGCGATTTCGGCCTGGCGCTGGTGTCTCCCGGCGAGGAGGCCTCGCTGGCCGAGCGCAGCGGCGCGCTGTTCGACTGGTGCCGCGGTTTCGTCGGCGCGTTCGGGCTCGCGGCGGGTCACGATCCGAAGTTGTCGGAAGAAGGTGCCGAGGCGCTGTCCGACCTCGCCCGGCTGGCACGCGCAAGCGCACAGGACGATGGCGACGAGGAAGACGAGCAGGCGCTGGCGGAGATCGAGGAATTCGTGCGCGTGGCCGCGCTGCTGCTGCACGGTGACTGCGCGCTCGCCGCGCGCCACCGCGGTCGCCTCAACTGA
- a CDS encoding cell division protein ZapA — MSSNEAVTVRVLDREYTVGVGSGEVEGLMSAARLLDTRMREARGANRMAAVDRVAVLAALNLAHELEQVRADSERRERELARVLSVLQVKLDALLDA; from the coding sequence GTGAGCAGCAACGAGGCGGTCACCGTCCGGGTGCTCGACCGCGAGTACACCGTCGGCGTGGGCAGTGGCGAAGTCGAGGGCCTGATGTCGGCCGCGCGCCTGCTCGATACACGGATGCGCGAGGCGCGCGGCGCCAACCGGATGGCCGCGGTCGATCGCGTCGCTGTACTCGCGGCGCTCAACCTGGCGCATGAACTCGAACAGGTACGCGCCGACAGTGAACGTCGCGAGCGTGAGTTGGCGCGCGTGCTGTCGGTGCTGCAGGTCAAGCTCGACGCACTGCTCGATGCCTGA
- a CDS encoding PilZ domain-containing protein, giving the protein MINEFRRAKRRKAPDTILVMDAMTERVVGRIGNLSETGMLLLANEALVDDALYQFRFALPSAEGADASVEVGAHLLWRDQASAPGQAWTGFRFIGMSEPQVGRLRAWIEAPGSHYE; this is encoded by the coding sequence ATGATCAACGAGTTCCGCCGCGCCAAGCGCCGCAAGGCGCCCGACACCATCCTGGTCATGGACGCGATGACCGAGCGCGTGGTCGGCCGCATCGGCAACCTGTCTGAAACCGGCATGTTGCTGCTGGCCAACGAGGCGCTCGTCGATGACGCGCTTTACCAGTTCCGCTTTGCGCTGCCATCGGCCGAGGGCGCCGATGCCAGCGTGGAGGTTGGCGCGCACCTGCTGTGGCGTGACCAGGCCAGTGCGCCGGGCCAGGCCTGGACCGGCTTCCGGTTCATCGGCATGTCGGAGCCGCAGGTCGGCCGCCTGCGCGCCTGGATCGAAGCGCCTGGCAGCCACTACGAGTAG
- a CDS encoding 5-formyltetrahydrofolate cyclo-ligase codes for MTEARAILRREARRARRDVPPAARIGAASGLADQLLAMAPDSVRVVAGYWASDGEIPLHSWQLRLPDHCTYCLPVLHEDGRLRFAPWRAGDPVVANRHGIPEPDVATEALLAPEQLDLVVVPLVAFDARCHRLGMGGGWYDRSFAFRHQTAAPPWLVGAGFAFQQSDGDLPREDWDVQLDAVCTERATYLRPANET; via the coding sequence ATGACTGAGGCGCGCGCGATCCTGCGTCGCGAAGCGCGCCGCGCGCGCCGCGACGTGCCGCCCGCGGCGCGTATCGGCGCCGCATCCGGACTTGCCGACCAGCTGCTTGCCATGGCACCGGATTCAGTCCGCGTGGTGGCCGGCTACTGGGCCAGCGACGGTGAAATCCCGCTGCATTCCTGGCAGCTGCGCCTGCCAGACCATTGCACCTATTGCCTGCCCGTCCTGCACGAGGATGGCCGCCTGCGGTTTGCCCCCTGGCGCGCGGGAGATCCGGTGGTCGCCAATCGCCACGGCATCCCCGAGCCCGACGTGGCCACCGAGGCATTGCTGGCGCCGGAGCAGCTCGACCTTGTGGTGGTTCCGCTGGTGGCGTTTGACGCGCGTTGCCACCGGCTGGGCATGGGTGGCGGCTGGTACGATCGCAGCTTCGCGTTTCGCCACCAGACTGCGGCCCCGCCGTGGCTGGTCGGGGCCGGGTTCGCGTTCCAGCAGTCGGATGGCGACCTGCCGCGCGAAGACTGGGACGTGCAGCTCGACGCCGTCTGCACCGAACGCGCCACCTACCTACGCCCCGCGAACGAAACGTGA